Sequence from the Drosophila innubila isolate TH190305 chromosome 3L unlocalized genomic scaffold, UK_Dinn_1.0 0_D_3L, whole genome shotgun sequence genome:
ACTGCTGATTGTCGTCGCAGAGTCCGTGGTGGGCGTCGAGGGATGTTGATGCTCAGTTGTTGGTTGCTCTGTATTAACATTGGTAATTGCCTCCGTGTTGACACTGGACTGAGTTGTTGCGATCACTGTGGTATTGTTGCAGATAACGGGCTCGGTGCATTCCCCATTGCAGTAATAGGAATTATCGCCATCGCAATGGACAAATTCACTGCATTCTTGATTCGGATTGCTTATAAGGGTGATGATGACTCCTTCGCATTCCCACAGGAATGCCGCCTCTACCAGCTTCCCAGGTAGCAGGCAGCCAACTACAAATAATAGGAGTTTCAACATATAAGCTCGAACCAAACTGTTCATACAGACTGCTAATGACGGCAGCTATATAGGCGTCT
This genomic interval carries:
- the LOC117786285 gene encoding uncharacterized protein LOC117786285, whose translation is MNSLVRAYMLKLLLFVVGCLLPGKLVEAAFLWECEGVIITLISNPNQECSEFVHCDGDNSYYCNGECTEPVICNNTTVIATTQSSVNTEAITNVNTEQPTTEHQHPSTPTTDSATTISSNPHVICKKSSQNIVFPYPANKNYYYQCISKYLLLQQCPQNFYFDESQGKCMGTKPYRL